From Virgibacillus ihumii, the proteins below share one genomic window:
- a CDS encoding UvrD-helicase domain-containing protein yields MIIDQNTRDEILASNHPHYLISASAGSGKTTILVEKAFAVIEKKLIQPYQQIAMITFTRLATRQIKDKVKELLPMESTDNKHYLKAIKVITTESFILSEVIKPFIRDAFGKEFPSGEDFVQNYNNIYKFDDFDKGLSQMKGQNVIGSYRDNNKNFTYQLGLEILKKSLNAQRYLKARFQVVMVDEYQDVDYDMHHLYMYLKDELKIRLVIVGDLKQMLYGFRGADAEIMKSLEDDYEFNNYRLIHNFRSHLSIVNYSYQFFEQSLDIPHEENRIRYYSNLDVLKNINMFISEPSTKDDTFVYLFARRNQWGRERTYWENKGFVFIDKTPLNSSYPNYEVLEPVLKLYFDSSHYNIYSMLDDLDVEIKSSTVRKAELLQENLNIDTIKALKQIEEITDRNLLEVEKQNFFETLDKQYSVNFIAEKPKKLALTIHSAKGLEFEHVFVNADSFFDFHNNFAKQNHYVAITRAKESLHIVKNGLYESVLNGLGINNSI; encoded by the coding sequence ATGATTATTGATCAAAATACAAGAGACGAAATATTAGCTAGTAATCATCCACATTACTTAATATCGGCAAGTGCAGGTTCCGGGAAAACAACGATTTTAGTTGAAAAGGCTTTCGCTGTGATAGAAAAGAAACTAATCCAACCATATCAACAAATAGCCATGATAACATTCACTAGATTGGCCACAAGACAAATTAAGGATAAGGTAAAAGAGTTGCTTCCTATGGAAAGTACTGATAACAAACATTATTTGAAGGCGATTAAGGTTATAACTACTGAATCTTTTATTTTATCTGAAGTAATAAAGCCTTTCATAAGAGATGCTTTTGGAAAAGAGTTTCCAAGCGGGGAGGACTTCGTTCAAAATTACAATAATATTTATAAATTTGATGACTTCGATAAAGGATTATCGCAAATGAAGGGACAAAATGTGATTGGAAGTTATAGGGATAATAATAAGAATTTTACATATCAATTAGGTTTAGAGATTTTAAAAAAGTCCTTAAATGCACAAAGATATTTGAAAGCGCGTTTTCAGGTTGTTATGGTCGATGAATATCAAGATGTAGATTATGATATGCATCATTTGTATATGTATTTAAAAGATGAATTAAAAATTCGTTTAGTTATTGTTGGAGATTTAAAGCAAATGTTGTATGGCTTCCGAGGTGCTGATGCCGAAATCATGAAAAGTTTAGAAGATGATTATGAATTTAATAATTATCGTTTAATCCATAACTTCAGATCCCATTTATCAATTGTAAATTATAGCTATCAATTTTTTGAACAAAGCCTTGATATACCCCATGAAGAGAATAGAATTAGGTATTATTCGAATTTAGACGTTTTGAAAAATATTAATATGTTTATAAGTGAACCAAGCACAAAAGACGATACCTTTGTCTATTTATTTGCTAGGAGAAATCAGTGGGGTAGAGAAAGAACTTATTGGGAAAACAAGGGTTTTGTTTTTATAGACAAGACTCCCCTAAATTCGAGTTATCCAAATTATGAAGTGTTGGAGCCGGTTTTAAAATTATATTTTGATTCCAGTCATTATAATATTTATAGTATGTTGGACGATTTAGATGTTGAAATTAAGAGTTCAACGGTTCGTAAAGCTGAACTTCTTCAAGAAAATCTAAATATCGACACAATAAAGGCGCTGAAACAAATTGAAGAAATAACGGACAGGAATCTCTTGGAGGTAGAAAAACAAAACTTTTTTGAAACCCTAGATAAACAGTATAGTGTAAATTTTATAGCTGAAAAACCTAAGAAGCTAGCACTAACTATACATAGTGCAAAAGGATTGGAATTTGAACACGTTTTTGTAAATGCGGATTCGTTTTTTGATTTCCATAATAATTTTGCTAAACAAAATCATTATGTTGCAATTACTAGAGCTAAGGAAAGTTTGCATATTGTAAAGAATGGGTTATATGAATCGGTATTGAATGGATTAGGTATTAATAATTCAATTTAA
- a CDS encoding ATP-dependent nuclease produces MKLKNIKINNFRNFKEVSLDLDNKNIIFGRNDFGKTNFLYALRFLFDPTVRKNGFQITDYHKRNIDEKIIIQVELDISEQCDDNEFIRARVKGATSFSEDTLIIQIEGEFDQEKQIGNPVLKWGGAIDEMSLITQKGIISSLDNIFEVIYVSPNISPTELFKKHRTLLYKETKTDNTDKINRAIEFLNTVISQDSRVQHVNSQLTEKYKEIRSESVQIKLQSEHEVSGIFNHLTPYIHDENPAVEEFLYPTAGDGRQKILAYALTNLIEELKIEEKADKRISIFLMEEIENSLHPTMQQIISRNLFYKNKDLYPYLFVTTHSEHMFTYADEVKLIRIYKDKEGFVQNNSVFFLVPEEYKGTRKIFNEKLAEALFFDRVLLVEGMSEKILFEYIIEKMIYEVGCIDFNVVEEIKVLSIEGIGFESYIRFLNELGITALIKTDNDIKKINNENKVTLLGIRRCQKMNAMINGVSNDKYGLAEPYQYCTGLNYESISDRNKVKHEVYKTYKSEIEKWADNGIYLSEIELEEDLYAALPEDHIHKLPFSNFITHLQDAKKKNMNEYVNNYLTTDIAKTIFYDDRFNCLKKLVGVDEYDY; encoded by the coding sequence ATGAAATTAAAAAATATTAAAATAAATAATTTCCGTAACTTTAAGGAAGTAAGTTTGGACTTGGATAATAAAAATATTATTTTTGGAAGAAATGATTTTGGAAAAACAAATTTTTTATATGCACTTCGCTTTTTGTTTGATCCAACCGTCAGAAAAAATGGCTTTCAAATAACTGATTATCATAAACGGAATATTGATGAAAAAATTATAATTCAAGTTGAATTAGATATAAGTGAACAATGTGACGATAATGAATTTATTAGAGCAAGGGTGAAGGGAGCAACCTCTTTTTCAGAAGATACATTAATAATCCAGATTGAAGGTGAATTTGATCAAGAGAAACAAATAGGAAATCCAGTATTAAAATGGGGTGGCGCAATTGATGAGATGTCACTTATTACACAAAAGGGTATTATATCTTCGTTGGATAATATATTCGAAGTAATATACGTTAGTCCAAATATATCCCCAACTGAATTGTTTAAAAAGCACAGAACACTATTGTATAAAGAAACAAAAACTGATAATACAGACAAAATCAATAGGGCAATAGAATTTTTAAATACAGTTATAAGTCAGGACAGTAGAGTTCAGCATGTTAATAGTCAATTAACTGAGAAATATAAAGAAATTAGGAGTGAAAGTGTACAAATAAAATTACAATCGGAACATGAAGTAAGTGGAATATTTAATCATTTAACACCGTATATTCATGATGAAAATCCGGCAGTAGAAGAATTTCTATATCCAACAGCTGGAGACGGTAGACAAAAGATTTTAGCATATGCACTTACAAATTTAATTGAGGAACTAAAAATTGAAGAAAAAGCGGATAAAAGAATATCTATTTTTCTAATGGAAGAAATCGAAAATAGTTTACACCCAACTATGCAACAAATTATATCACGTAATTTATTTTACAAAAATAAGGATTTATACCCGTATTTATTTGTTACTACACATTCGGAACATATGTTTACATATGCGGATGAAGTAAAGTTAATACGAATATACAAAGATAAAGAAGGATTTGTGCAAAATAACTCAGTATTTTTTTTAGTGCCTGAAGAATATAAGGGTACTAGAAAAATATTCAATGAAAAATTAGCAGAGGCATTATTTTTCGATAGAGTGTTGTTAGTAGAAGGTATGTCTGAAAAAATCCTTTTTGAGTACATTATTGAAAAAATGATTTATGAGGTCGGATGTATAGATTTTAATGTAGTTGAGGAAATAAAAGTATTAAGTATAGAAGGAATAGGTTTTGAAAGTTACATTAGATTTTTAAATGAACTAGGGATAACGGCATTAATAAAAACTGATAATGACATTAAAAAAATTAATAATGAAAACAAAGTTACATTACTTGGGATAAGAAGATGTCAAAAAATGAACGCCATGATTAACGGTGTAAGTAATGATAAATATGGCTTAGCTGAACCATATCAGTATTGCACAGGCTTGAATTATGAATCTATCAGTGATCGAAATAAAGTAAAACATGAGGTATATAAAACATATAAAAGTGAAATAGAAAAATGGGCAGATAATGGAATATACTTGTCAGAAATAGAACTTGAAGAAGATTTATATGCCGCACTACCTGAAGATCATATACATAAACTTCCCTTTAGTAATTTTATTACTCATTTACAAGACGCAAAAAAGAAAAATATGAATGAATACGTTAATAATTACTTAACTACAGATATAGCTAAAACAATTTTTTATGATGATCGGTTTAATTGTCTGAAAAAATTAGTTGGGGTTGACGAGTATGATTATTGA
- a CDS encoding type I restriction endonuclease subunit R, with amino-acid sequence MAIDYTEEGLEANIERSLLESGYRQRRLEGEALNVFQQHAIDVEMLFEFLQKTQPKKMERLKTIYRDKFEKRFLHRLEQELNRRGVNDCIRHGIKDHGVSLRLVYNKPPSKLNKMLIENYKSNIFTVCRQVYYSSKHNNSLDIVLFINGLPVVVLELKNQFTGQTAEHAKRQFKKDRDPKELLFQPKKRVAVCFAVDTDEVWMTTMLNKEQTFFLPFNRGNQGGKGNPVIYNNYRTSYLWNSILQRDSLLDILFRFVYIEKKDVKDATGKVIDEKEIVIFPRYHQLDVVRKIEQDVQEHHVGNNYLVQHSAGSGKTNSISWLSHRLAKVHDKNNDAIFDSIIVITDRRVLDKQLQDAIYQLEHEAGVVQKIDEDSNQLAEAIQNKTRIIITTLQKFPFIIEKVGQFVRGKYGIIIDEAHSSQGGKASTAMTSILSDKSLEDAYEADKVMEEELNDTEEKIVETIEKSGKQDNISFFAFTATPKPKTIEKFGTPNADGIPEPFHTYSMRQAIEEGFILDVLQNYVTYETFYKVEKSILEDPEVAKRKAAKEIARFVSLHPHSIAQKTAIIIEHYRQVTQHKIDGKAKAMLVTRSRLHAVRYKRAFDDYIKKQNYDDLKTLVAFSGTVDDDGVPYTEAEMNEINEAELPDKFSTDEYQVLIVAEKYQTGFDEPLLHTMYVDKPLSGIKAVQTLSRLNRTCRGKSDTFVLDFVNDTETIQNAFQDYYEVTGLNDVTDPNILYDLEYELGTMQVYTESEINAVSELEFNGKLKDKQAQARLNPIIDQAVDRFKNKLDEEDQDQFKSLATKFIRTYAFVLQIGPFTDVALHKLYVYLNYLLRKLPKKPNERVYLADDVALEYYRNEKVFEGNIGLEQQGQVNLDGQQHGGSASRPEEEKEKLSSIIERMNERFGTEFDPQDKLSRDQLVEDMVQDEGLKERAKNNSMDNFAFTFEDRFMDFLIDRMTDRNFFQKMMENEEQRTFLMNEMKEEVYYRLREQ; translated from the coding sequence ATGGCGATTGATTATACAGAGGAAGGTCTAGAAGCGAACATTGAAAGAAGCTTACTTGAATCTGGTTATAGGCAACGCCGGTTGGAGGGAGAAGCATTAAATGTTTTCCAACAACACGCGATTGACGTGGAAATGCTTTTTGAATTTCTGCAGAAAACACAGCCGAAAAAGATGGAACGGTTAAAAACAATCTATAGAGATAAATTTGAGAAACGTTTTTTACATCGTTTGGAACAGGAGTTAAACCGTCGTGGTGTGAACGACTGTATCAGGCATGGAATCAAGGACCATGGTGTTTCACTCCGACTTGTTTACAATAAGCCGCCAAGTAAATTAAATAAAATGCTTATTGAAAACTATAAAAGCAATATTTTTACTGTTTGCCGACAAGTCTATTACAGCAGTAAACATAACAATAGCTTAGATATCGTGCTTTTTATAAACGGGCTGCCTGTCGTTGTGTTGGAATTGAAAAATCAGTTTACGGGTCAAACAGCGGAACATGCCAAACGTCAATTTAAAAAAGATCGTGATCCGAAAGAACTTTTGTTTCAGCCTAAAAAACGAGTTGCTGTTTGTTTTGCTGTCGATACCGATGAAGTGTGGATGACAACCATGCTCAATAAAGAGCAGACATTCTTTTTGCCATTTAACCGTGGCAATCAAGGTGGGAAAGGGAATCCTGTTATTTATAATAATTACCGTACGTCCTACCTTTGGAACTCCATTTTACAAAGGGACAGTTTACTGGATATCTTGTTCCGTTTTGTCTATATCGAGAAAAAAGATGTGAAAGATGCGACAGGAAAAGTGATAGATGAAAAGGAAATCGTTATTTTTCCGCGTTATCATCAGTTAGATGTCGTACGTAAAATCGAACAAGATGTGCAAGAGCACCATGTAGGAAACAATTATCTTGTGCAGCATTCCGCTGGTAGTGGGAAAACGAACAGTATTTCCTGGCTTTCCCATCGATTGGCAAAAGTACATGATAAGAACAATGATGCAATATTTGATAGTATCATTGTCATCACAGATCGCCGTGTGCTTGATAAACAACTCCAGGATGCAATTTATCAATTGGAACATGAAGCGGGTGTTGTTCAGAAAATTGATGAAGATTCTAATCAACTTGCAGAGGCCATCCAAAATAAAACACGAATCATCATTACAACCCTGCAAAAGTTTCCTTTTATCATTGAAAAGGTTGGTCAGTTTGTTCGTGGGAAGTATGGCATAATCATTGATGAAGCACACAGTTCGCAAGGCGGAAAAGCTTCCACAGCGATGACTAGTATTTTATCAGATAAGTCACTAGAAGATGCCTATGAGGCTGACAAGGTGATGGAAGAAGAACTGAATGATACAGAAGAAAAGATTGTGGAAACGATTGAAAAAAGCGGGAAACAGGATAATATTTCATTCTTCGCTTTTACTGCGACACCAAAGCCAAAGACAATTGAAAAATTTGGCACGCCTAATGCAGATGGCATACCTGAGCCTTTTCATACCTATTCGATGAGACAGGCTATTGAAGAAGGTTTCATTTTGGATGTATTGCAGAATTACGTCACCTATGAAACATTTTATAAAGTGGAAAAGAGCATTCTTGAAGACCCAGAAGTTGCAAAACGAAAGGCTGCAAAGGAAATTGCCCGTTTTGTTTCTTTACACCCACATAGTATTGCACAAAAAACGGCAATCATCATTGAGCATTATCGACAGGTGACACAACACAAGATTGACGGAAAAGCAAAAGCAATGCTGGTTACACGCAGTCGATTACATGCCGTTCGTTATAAACGGGCGTTTGATGATTATATTAAAAAACAAAACTATGATGATTTAAAAACACTTGTCGCATTCTCTGGTACAGTTGATGACGATGGTGTTCCATATACAGAGGCCGAAATGAATGAGATTAATGAGGCGGAACTTCCCGATAAATTTTCAACAGATGAATACCAAGTGTTAATCGTTGCTGAAAAGTATCAAACAGGTTTTGACGAACCATTGTTGCACACGATGTATGTGGACAAGCCATTAAGCGGAATTAAAGCAGTACAAACATTATCGCGCCTGAACAGGACATGCAGAGGAAAAAGTGATACGTTTGTACTCGATTTTGTCAATGATACTGAAACAATTCAAAATGCTTTTCAGGATTATTATGAGGTAACGGGACTAAATGATGTAACAGACCCGAACATTTTATACGATTTAGAATATGAACTTGGGACAATGCAAGTATATACAGAGTCTGAAATCAACGCAGTAAGCGAACTTGAATTTAACGGGAAGTTAAAAGATAAACAGGCACAAGCAAGATTAAATCCAATCATTGATCAAGCTGTTGATCGATTTAAAAATAAATTGGATGAAGAGGATCAAGATCAATTTAAAAGTCTTGCAACAAAATTCATCCGTACATATGCATTTGTGCTGCAAATAGGTCCATTCACGGATGTGGCACTGCATAAACTGTATGTGTATTTGAATTACCTGTTAAGAAAATTACCTAAAAAACCGAATGAACGTGTATATTTAGCAGATGATGTTGCCTTAGAATATTACCGGAATGAAAAAGTATTTGAAGGGAACATTGGATTAGAGCAACAAGGACAAGTGAACTTAGATGGGCAACAACATGGTGGTAGTGCCAGCAGACCAGAAGAAGAAAAAGAGAAACTGTCATCTATCATTGAACGGATGAATGAACGATTTGGCACAGAATTTGACCCACAAGATAAACTATCCCGAGATCAATTAGTAGAAGACATGGTGCAAGATGAGGGCTTGAAGGAAAGAGCCAAAAATAATTCAATGGATAACTTTGCATTTACGTTTGAGGATCGTTTTATGGACTTCCTGATTGATCGAATGACAGATAGGAACTTCTTCCAGAAGATGATGGAGAATGAGGAGCAGCGTACATTTCTTATGAATGAGATGAAGGAAGAGGTTTATTATCGGTTGAGGGAACAGTGA
- a CDS encoding restriction endonuclease subunit S, with protein sequence MNRKLKPYPEYKDSGVKWIGKIPPEWNYLKLKRIVSVELSNIDKKSRENEIEISLCNYTDVYYNNTITSELNFMKATAKQSQIDKFKLRKDNVLITKDSETPNDIGVPTWVSADLENVICGYHLAQIRPSKKIMGKYLFYMLASTTLNEQLHSLANGVTRYGISKTDIENSLFLAPKLEIQRTIINFLDQKTSEIDALIADKEKYISLLEEKRQAVITETVTKGLDPNVKMKDSGIEWIGEVPENWVKSKLKFISNQIIDGAHSTPTYIDEGIPFLRVTDLTKSKGEDLLKGDVKYIPLEEHSQLIKRCKPEKGDLLLSKNGTIGIPRVVDWDFDFSIFVSLCLIKFKKEKINPYYCSYFFESNLVDQQIAFGGKKSTIVNLHLDKIKEFLIFLPPIDEQDLIVNFLGNKAKKYDDLINDMKKQISKFKEYRESLIFEAVTGKIDLRDYGEETKSLVAERGEAYGD encoded by the coding sequence ATGAATAGAAAGTTGAAGCCTTATCCGGAATATAAAGATAGCGGTGTAAAGTGGATAGGTAAGATTCCTCCAGAATGGAACTATTTAAAATTAAAAAGGATTGTATCAGTAGAATTAAGTAATATAGATAAAAAGTCGAGAGAAAATGAAATTGAAATTTCACTTTGCAATTATACAGATGTATATTACAACAATACAATTACGTCAGAATTAAATTTTATGAAAGCTACAGCAAAACAGTCACAAATTGATAAATTTAAACTAAGAAAAGACAATGTTTTAATTACTAAGGATTCTGAGACACCGAATGATATTGGCGTACCAACATGGGTATCCGCTGATTTGGAAAATGTGATTTGTGGGTATCATTTAGCGCAAATTAGGCCATCAAAAAAAATAATGGGAAAGTATCTATTTTATATGCTTGCTTCAACAACACTAAATGAGCAATTACATTCGCTAGCAAATGGGGTCACTAGATATGGGATTTCAAAAACAGATATAGAAAATAGTTTATTTCTTGCGCCAAAACTAGAAATACAAAGAACAATTATTAATTTTTTAGATCAAAAAACATCCGAAATTGATGCACTTATTGCAGATAAAGAAAAATACATTTCTTTGCTAGAGGAAAAGCGGCAAGCTGTGATTACGGAAACAGTCACAAAAGGACTTGATCCAAATGTCAAAATGAAAGATTCAGGTATCGAGTGGATAGGGGAAGTTCCAGAGAATTGGGTAAAATCCAAGTTGAAATTTATTTCTAATCAAATAATAGACGGAGCTCATAGCACGCCAACTTATATTGATGAGGGTATTCCCTTTCTTAGGGTAACGGATTTAACAAAATCTAAGGGAGAGGATTTGCTTAAAGGTGATGTTAAATATATACCTTTGGAAGAACATAGTCAATTAATAAAAAGATGTAAACCAGAAAAGGGGGATTTATTATTATCAAAAAACGGTACAATTGGAATTCCTAGGGTAGTTGACTGGGATTTTGATTTTAGTATTTTTGTAAGTCTTTGCTTGATAAAGTTTAAAAAAGAAAAAATTAATCCATATTATTGCAGTTATTTTTTCGAAAGTAATTTAGTGGACCAGCAAATCGCGTTCGGTGGTAAAAAAAGCACGATTGTTAATCTACATTTAGATAAAATAAAGGAATTTTTAATATTTTTACCTCCTATAGACGAACAAGACCTAATAGTTAATTTTTTAGGAAATAAGGCAAAAAAATATGATGATTTGATAAATGATATGAAAAAACAAATATCTAAATTTAAAGAATACCGCGAATCCCTCATATTTGAAGCTGTCACAGGCAAGATAGATTTACGAGATTACGGAGAAGAAACTAAATCTTTAGTAGCGGAAAGAGGTGAAGCATATGGCGATTGA
- a CDS encoding type I restriction-modification system subunit M: MVANFQDKVSFIWSVADILRGPYRPENYGDVILPMAVLRRFDAVLADTKEAVLKENEKYQSLPESTRDEILNRTAKQGFNNTSLFDLKKLLTDPDNIADNLRDYIQGFSSSAREILNQFNFDNEIDKMDDNNLLYLVIKRFSEIDLHPSVVSNMEMGYIFEELIRRFSEHAEAGDHYTPREVIRLMVHLLFFEDDPILNTPSVTQTLYDSCAGTGGMGTVAEEYIKEQNPSAHLEFFAQEINGESYAISKADMLIKGHDARNIKMGNTLSNDQFKDAKYDYMITNPPYGVEWKPARDVVESEHEDLGFSGRFGAGLPRIGDGQLLFLQHLVSKMKPVTEDNPNGSRVAIIMNGSPLFTGDAGSGESEIRKYLFENDLVEGIIALPNELFYNTGISTYIWILTNHKAAYRCGKVRLVNAVDYFSKMRKSLGNKRNEITEEQINAIVQLYGQNTADENVKIFDNEEFGYYRVTVERPLRLNFQITEERIHRLDDERTFHNLAKSRKKGEAKESEIARGKEQQDTIKRVLMDMQSEFVYTNREAFIDLIKEAFKDTDVNLRAPLIKSIWTALSKRDETAEPCMKNKNKVEADSELRDTEIIPLSENIEDYFKREVLPHVPDAWIDEDKTRIGYEIPFTRYFYKYTKLRPSSEIKAEIEELEASIVEKLKKVME; encoded by the coding sequence ATGGTTGCGAACTTTCAAGATAAAGTAAGTTTTATATGGTCGGTTGCTGATATATTAAGAGGTCCATATCGTCCAGAAAATTATGGGGATGTTATTTTGCCAATGGCAGTTTTAAGAAGATTTGATGCAGTCCTCGCGGATACGAAAGAAGCTGTATTAAAAGAGAATGAAAAATATCAATCATTACCAGAGTCCACAAGGGACGAAATATTAAATCGTACTGCTAAACAAGGCTTTAATAATACGAGTTTATTTGATCTGAAAAAGCTATTGACTGATCCAGATAATATTGCGGATAACCTACGTGATTATATTCAAGGATTCTCGAGCTCGGCACGTGAAATATTAAATCAATTTAATTTTGATAATGAGATTGACAAAATGGATGATAATAATCTGTTGTATCTTGTTATAAAACGCTTCTCGGAAATTGACTTACATCCTTCCGTTGTATCAAATATGGAAATGGGGTACATTTTCGAAGAGCTTATTAGACGTTTTTCCGAACATGCAGAGGCGGGCGATCACTATACACCACGCGAGGTGATTCGTTTAATGGTTCATTTATTGTTTTTTGAAGATGACCCGATTTTAAATACACCAAGTGTCACGCAAACACTTTATGACAGTTGTGCTGGTACGGGCGGAATGGGAACTGTAGCCGAAGAATATATTAAGGAGCAAAACCCGTCTGCACATTTAGAGTTTTTTGCGCAAGAGATTAACGGGGAATCGTACGCGATATCAAAAGCAGACATGCTTATTAAAGGTCATGATGCACGCAACATTAAAATGGGCAATACATTGTCAAATGACCAGTTTAAAGACGCTAAGTATGACTATATGATTACAAATCCACCATATGGAGTAGAATGGAAACCAGCGAGAGATGTGGTGGAATCAGAACATGAGGATCTTGGGTTTAGTGGACGTTTTGGTGCCGGTTTGCCACGAATAGGGGATGGACAGCTGTTGTTCTTACAACATCTTGTATCAAAAATGAAACCTGTTACAGAAGACAATCCAAATGGTTCACGTGTAGCTATTATCATGAATGGTTCTCCTTTATTTACAGGTGATGCTGGAAGCGGCGAAAGTGAGATTCGTAAGTATTTATTTGAAAATGATCTAGTAGAAGGGATTATTGCACTTCCTAATGAATTGTTTTATAACACAGGTATTTCCACATACATATGGATCTTAACAAATCACAAAGCAGCCTATCGATGTGGCAAGGTGAGGCTCGTGAATGCGGTTGATTATTTCTCAAAAATGCGGAAGAGCCTGGGGAATAAGCGTAACGAAATTACAGAAGAACAAATCAATGCGATTGTACAGTTGTATGGTCAAAACACTGCTGATGAGAACGTGAAAATCTTTGATAATGAGGAATTTGGATATTATCGCGTCACAGTGGAAAGACCACTTCGTTTAAACTTCCAAATTACAGAAGAACGCATCCATCGGTTAGATGATGAACGGACGTTTCACAACTTGGCTAAGTCTCGGAAAAAAGGAGAAGCAAAAGAATCAGAAATAGCACGTGGGAAAGAGCAGCAAGATACAATTAAGCGTGTTTTAATGGATATGCAAAGTGAATTCGTGTATACAAACCGAGAAGCTTTTATTGATTTAATCAAAGAGGCATTTAAAGACACGGATGTTAATTTGCGTGCACCGCTGATAAAGTCAATTTGGACAGCCTTGTCGAAGCGCGATGAAACGGCGGAACCTTGTATGAAGAATAAAAACAAGGTGGAGGCAGATTCAGAATTAAGAGATACAGAAATTATTCCCCTATCAGAAAATATTGAGGACTATTTTAAACGTGAAGTCCTGCCACACGTACCAGATGCGTGGATTGATGAAGATAAGACTCGTATTGGCTATGAAATACCTTTCACACGTTATTTCTATAAATATACAAAATTACGCCCATCTAGTGAAATTAAGGCGGAGATTGAAGAACTTGAAGCTAGTATTGTTGAGAAGTTGAAGAAGGTGATGGAATGA
- a CDS encoding IS3 family transposase (programmed frameshift) codes for MKRKRYTPEFKSQIVLEILKEEKPMSQIASEHGIHVNQLHKWKTHFLQEMPQVFEKQNRDQEKIKADYEKQLENLYAEVGKLTTQLSWLKKKNLASTTTRRERMEMVEWEDAELPITQQAELLNLNRTSLYYKPVEPSPEEVAMKHRIDEIYTKFPYFGSRKIAEKLKAEGVNINRKRVQRHMREMGIQAVYPGPNLSKRNLQHRVYPYLLKGMNITRPNQVWSIDITYIQLQHSWMYLTAVIDWYSRYIISWELDQTLEMSFVLDTVKRALTIETPEIFNSDQGSHFTSPKYINLLKDHPSVQISMDSKGRALDNIMIERFWRSLKYEEVYLKDYGTPREARLNIRDYMGLYNCDRPHQSLGYKTPASIYFQ; via the exons ATGAAACGAAAAAGATACACCCCCGAATTCAAATCTCAAATCGTGTTGGAAATCTTGAAGGAAGAAAAACCAATGAGTCAGATTGCATCGGAACATGGTATACATGTGAACCAGCTGCATAAATGGAAAACGCACTTCCTGCAGGAAATGCCACAGGTGTTTGAGAAGCAAAACAGGGATCAGGAAAAAATCAAAGCAGATTATGAAAAACAGCTGGAAAACCTTTATGCAGAAGTTGGGAAATTGACCACGCAATTGTCGTGGCTCAA AAAAAAAAATCTGGCATCTACCACGACTAGACGGGAACGCATGGAGATGGTGGAATGGGAAGACGCTGAACTTCCCATCACCCAACAAGCCGAACTGTTGAACTTAAATCGTACCAGTCTTTATTACAAACCGGTTGAGCCTTCACCTGAAGAGGTAGCCATGAAACACCGGATTGATGAGATTTATACGAAATTTCCATATTTCGGATCACGCAAGATTGCTGAAAAATTAAAGGCTGAAGGAGTGAACATCAACCGCAAAAGAGTACAGCGTCACATGCGTGAAATGGGCATTCAAGCAGTTTATCCCGGTCCCAATTTAAGTAAGCGCAATCTGCAGCACCGTGTTTATCCATATCTGCTGAAAGGAATGAATATTACCCGTCCCAATCAAGTCTGGAGCATTGATATTACGTATATTCAATTACAGCATAGCTGGATGTATTTAACAGCTGTTATCGATTGGTATTCCCGTTATATTATCAGTTGGGAATTAGACCAGACACTTGAAATGAGCTTTGTATTGGATACTGTTAAGCGTGCATTAACCATAGAAACACCTGAGATATTCAATAGTGATCAGGGCAGTCACTTTACCAGTCCAAAGTATATTAATCTCTTAAAAGACCATCCATCCGTACAAATCAGTATGGACAGTAAAGGTCGCGCATTGGATAACATCATGATAGAACGTTTTTGGCGAAGCCTCAAGTATGAAGAAGTCTATTTAAAAGATTATGGCACGCCAAGAGAAGCAAGACTAAATATTCGCGACTATATGGGGCTTTATAACTGTGACCGCCCGCATCAGTCATTAGGTTATAAAACACCAGCATCCATTTATTTTCAGTAG